CGCATATTCCAGTGTTGATCGTATCAACCAAAGATCAGGAAACGGATCGCTTATGGGGTCAGCGTCAGGGAGCCAGTGGCTACCTGACAAAGCCAGTGAAAGAAAGTGTGCTGATTGGCGCAATTAATGAAGCGCTTGGATAGAGTTCTATGAGCGAAAATGCGGCTTTTCAGTATTTGCTTTCACTGTCTCATCAGGTTCGTGCGTCTAGCCCTAACCTGCCTGAGCAGAGAGAAGTGCAAGATAGCTGGGGCGGCATTGGTTTTAGTCTTTTGGGGCGCAGGTTTATTGTCCCGCTAGGTGAAATAGTTGAGATGCTGAATGTGCCAGAGGCGACGCGCCTGCCAGGCACGCAGAGCTGGGTCACAGGTCTGGCGAATGTGCGCGGTCGCTTGCTACCGCTGTTCGATCTAGAGGCATTTTTTGGTGCTAAGTTATCCACAAATCGTGGGCAGCACCGTGTACTGGTGATTGAGTTAGGCGAACTTTACGCAGGTTTAATCGTCAGTCAGGTGTTTGGTATGCAGTCGATTGCTGAAAATACGCCAGCGATTGCTATCGATGAAGAATTAGCCATTATGGCGCCATATTCAGATGGCGCCTATGAGCATGAAAGTCTTATATGGTCGACATTTAGTCCATATAAGCTAATAAGGGATCCGCGCTTCTTTAATGCGGCAGCGGCATAAACAGTTAGATTAATCATCAATAATAACAATAGTAAAAACCTTGGGGGTTGGAGATGAGTACAACATCATCCACAATGCTATGGAATCAGTCTGGTGATAAGGTTATCGGTGTGTTGGCCAGCCTTATTGCAATAGTTTTCCTATTTTTTATTTGGACCATTGTGCAAGTTGTTGGCAATGCGCAGGATGAGTCTGAGTATTTGAATATGGCCAGTGAGCTTCGAGTTTTGTCGCAGCAGCTTGCAGCTCACTCTCGAGACTCCAGCGAAGGTAAAGAAGCAGCCTTTAATGAATTAGAAACGGTTCGTGCAGATATTCAAGCACAAATGGAAGCGTTTCAAGCCGGCACCAAAGATCTTGACCCTTTAAGTCAGTTTTTGCCCTCTGAAGTCAGCGATTTAAGCCAGGTTTGGACGAGGCTTGACGCCGATGCACAAGCTATTTTGTCGAGCCGTAACGAGGTGTTGTTTTTGCATGAGGTTGCTGAAGAGCTAGCGGATACCATTCCTGAGCTTCAAGCGCGATATGATACCGTTGTTGAGATCTTGATCGAGGGCCGTGCCTCGGCTGAGCAGGTTGCCTCAGCGCAAAAACAAACCTGGCGTGCTGAGCGTATTGCGCGCAACGTTGACAAAATGTTGGTTGGCGGTGAGCAAGCGGATGATGCTGCAGATCAGTTTATTCTTGATGCCTCAGAGTTTGGGGAAATTCTTAACTCAATGCTTAACGGCAACCCTGCCATGGGTATCAAGCGCATAAATAATGAAGAGGTGCG
This is a stretch of genomic DNA from Pseudomonadales bacterium. It encodes these proteins:
- a CDS encoding purine-binding chemotaxis protein CheW, with the protein product MSENAAFQYLLSLSHQVRASSPNLPEQREVQDSWGGIGFSLLGRRFIVPLGEIVEMLNVPEATRLPGTQSWVTGLANVRGRLLPLFDLEAFFGAKLSTNRGQHRVLVIELGELYAGLIVSQVFGMQSIAENTPAIAIDEELAIMAPYSDGAYEHESLIWSTFSPYKLIRDPRFFNAAAA
- a CDS encoding type IV pili methyl-accepting chemotaxis transducer N-terminal domain-containing protein is translated as MSTTSSTMLWNQSGDKVIGVLASLIAIVFLFFIWTIVQVVGNAQDESEYLNMASELRVLSQQLAAHSRDSSEGKEAAFNELETVRADIQAQMEAFQAGTKDLDPLSQFLPSEVSDLSQVWTRLDADAQAILSSRNEVLFLHEVAEELADTIPELQARYDTVVEILIEGRASAEQVASAQKQTWRAERIARNVDKMLVGGEQADDAADQFILDASEFGEILNSMLNGNPAMGIKRINNEEVRSALFEVADLFEFITGSVDDIFTASPDLKKVSAATEKVFVDSPLMMGQTSKLTEKINDLESRRPVYESSVSA